GCCGTAAGGGACATCGACCACGCGGGCGACCGATCGTACACGTATCGCCTTGCGCTGACTCCGGGGCCGCGGGTGTTGGCTGTCTTGCCCGCTGTTGGCAAGCGGGGTGAAACCCGCGAGGTGGAATTCGTCGGCGTCGGCCTCGCGACTGGTGGGCCGGGCGTGGAGTCGTTGCGGCGACCCGTCACGTTCCCCGCCGGGCCAGCCACGTCGTTCGTCTACCAACTGGAAACGCCGTGGGGATCGGTGCCGTACACTTTCCCACTCGACGACCTGACCGAGACGGTTCGTTCGGTCGGCAACGCTCAGCCCATGCCTCTGGTTGTACCCGGTGCCGTGACGGGCACGCTCGATTCCCCGACGGCCGAGGCCCGGTACATGCTCGCGGGCAAGAAGGGCGATCGCTGGTCGATCGCAGCCGAGGCCCGGCGGTTCGGATCGCCGCTCGATGTCACCCTTCGACTGCTCGGCCCGGATGGTAAAGACCTTGCCCACAACGACGACCTGCCCGCCACCACCGACGCCGGACTGGAATTCACTGTGCCGGCAGATGGGGCGTATCAACTCGTCGTCGGCGACACGACCGGGTCGGGCGGCTCGCGGGCTGCCGTCTACCGGGTCGCGGTCCGTCATCCGATCGACGGCTACAGACTCCACGTCTCGGCTCAGAAGTTGAGCCTGCCGCTCGGCCAGAAGACGCCGTTGACGGTGCAGGCCACGCGGACGGGTCAATTCAAAGGGCCGATCACGTTAACCATCGCGGGTCTGCCGGCCGGCGTGACCGCGCCGCCATCGCCTGTGATTCCCGCGGACAAAAACGAACTGGTCGTGTCGCTCGAATCTGCCGCGGACGCTGCGGTGACTGCCTCACTCTTTACGATCACCGGCACCGCCGAGGTCGGCGGCAAGTCCACCTCCCGCCCGGCCCTGGCGACCGCGGCCGGCAACCTCGCCCCGCGTCACCACACCGAGACCGACACACCGGACCTACTCGTGGCCCTGACTATGAAGCCGCGGGTCAAGGGTGAGCCGGTTGACAAGGATACCGGGCGGAAGGTGCCCCGCGGGTCGACGCACCCGGCCGAAGTGACCGTCCAACGGCTCGAAGGGTATGCCGGCGAAATCACACTCCGTCAGGCCGCCCGGCAGTCGTATCAGGTCCAGGGAATCACCGGGCGCGACGTGACGATTCCGGCCGGTGTCACCCGCTTCTTTTACCCCTGTTTCATGCCGGAATGGCTGGAGACGAGCCGGACGTCGCGGATGGGGATCGTGGCCGAAGTGAAGGTGCCCGACCCGAAGGGCAACGTCCGCCACCTCGTCGTCCCGATCGAAGGGTTCGTGACGATGACGATGGAAGGGGCGCTCCTGAAGTTGTCGAGCCCGGACGTGGAACGACAGGTTCGCGCGGGCGAAGCGTTCACTGTGAAAGTCAAGTTAGCCCGGTCGCCTCATTTGAGCGGCCCGGTCCGGTTGGAATTACGCCTACCTGACGACTTGACGGGGATGGCGACGGCCGACCCTGTCGCTGTCCCGCCAGACCGTCTGGAGGCCGATTTTCGCATCCTCCCGACTGCCGCGGCTGGCCGATTAACCGGCGAGCAGGTGTTCACGATTCGGGGGACGGCCGTTCAACCCGGCAATCTCCCGGTCGTGTCCGAAACGGTCGTCCGGATCGTGCCCGCGACTGTGAAATGATAGCTTGCGGTTGGTTCGCTAACGCACTCGTTCGTGGATGTCGGCGGTGACGAAGGTGTGGCCGGTGTGACAGCCGTTGCAGTAGTGGTAGCCGTTGGGGCGGACGTGGCTGTAGTGGTCGCCGGCGTAGGCGAAGAAGGTGCGCGGGGAATTCCCCTTTCCGTTCCAGGCCGCCACCTTGCCCTCGGCATCCAGGCCCGCGAGGACCGTGGTCATGAGCGGAGACGTCGGCACCCAGGTCACGAGTTTGCCGTCTGGCCCCGGTTCCAGCTGGCTCGTCGTGAGTTTTTCCCAGTTCCCCGGCACGCGCGGGCGGTCGGGATCGTCGAACCGGTCGCGGTACGCCGCGTAGAAGACGATCGATTTCACGTTCGGCGGCGGCGGGACCAGCGGGTTCTTGCGCGGGTCCCGCATGCTGTAGGGCGCGTCCGACCAGGGGATCGGGTTACGGATCGCCTGCTTTACGGCGAGGTTCTCCAGGAAGCCGGAGTCGCCTGTGAAAAGAGCGCCGCTCGCCAGGGTAAACTGGCTGGGGCGGGTGTTCGCCGTCGCGGGGGGCGCGTCGAAGCGGCCGGGCGCCTGCGAGACTTCCCGCGCGTAGACGGCTACCGGTTCGGAGTCGACGTAAGCCGGGTCGTCGAACAGTAATTCGGGTACGGGCGCGGCGGACGTCCAGTCGTCCGAGGTCGAGTAGAGCGCGAACTCCTTCGGACGCGCTCCGAGCGGCGACGCGGAGAAGAGGACGCGGCCGCCGGGGCAGGGGGCGGGCGTACCGGCCGAGATCGGTACGCCCTCGGCGTTGGTGCCGGGACCGTAGACCTGCTTTGCCGGGCCGCGTGCGTTCAGACCGCCCACGCTCATGTCGGCCAAAAGCGAACTCGGGGCCGATTGGATGTATCCCCAGTCCGCCTGGGCGAGGCGAAGGACGCCGGGCGAAGACGGGTCGTGGGTCGTGTACGCCAGACGGCCGTTGAAGAGCGGGCGCGGACGCCAGGCCGGTCCGTCGCTCTTGACGGCGTAGCCGAAGTCGACGCCGTTCGGTCTCACGTGGGCCGCCATCCAGTGATCGGTGGGAGCGGTCGCGTACCGGCCGCCCATCGACACCGGTTGCACTTCGGAGCGGTCCGCCGTGACCGCCTCGCGGTTGCGGCTCCAGAGGCTGAAGATGAGTTGGTCGGAAGCGGCGCTTAACACCGGCCAGCGGTCGTTGTTGCGGTTCGCGGTGATGGGGTGCGACGCGGCGTCGCCGGTCTTCCAGACCCAGATTTGCGTGGCCCGGCGCGAGTGGTCGCGCCCCAGGTCGGGGAGCCGGCTCGACGCGAACGCGAAGCCGTCCGGACCCAGGTCGGTCGGGTCGACATCGTCGTAATCGAGTTGCTTGCGCGCCGAGTCAGAAAGGCGTGTTCCGTCCGCGGCGAATCGCATCGGCGGCAGCGCGGTACACCCCGGGTCGCTCGGGCCGCCCGTGAGCCGGGCGATCTCGCCGGTTTCCAGTTCGACCTGGAAAATGCGCCAGCGCCCCGCGTCCGGCGGCGCCTTGCGCCCCGCGAAGAACACCCGCTTGCCGTCCACGCTGACGGACGGGCTCATCACGTCCACGAGCGTGCCCCCTTCGGGGAGTTCGCGGTTCCAGGTCAGTTCCACGACGCCGCGATCGGACATGAGCAGCCGGAGACGCCCCTCGCGAGCCTTCCAGGGGATCGTGCCGGGGTAGGTGAACCCCTCTCCTTCGACCGCGGCCGGTTCCAGACTCGCGGGTTCGCTCCGAGAGGTGAAAACGATCGGGACCGGCGGCAACGCGTGGACGAACGGCAGCAGTTCAGCAGCCGCGGTCCGCGACGGTTTTGGCGCGGTTAGGAAAAAGTAAGCGCCGCCCGCCGCGAGCACGGTCGGAATAGCGAGCAGCACGTAGCGTAGACAGTGGAGACGCATGATTGAAGTGCTCTGAGAAGTCGGGGCGATTGATGTGTTCCCAGGGTCGCGCTTTGCGACCTGGGGTGTGGATGACGTATTAAACATCCGAGCCGCGACCGTCAGGGAGTGGTTCCCAAAAAGATTTCACCACAGAGCATGTTCTGAATTCTGAGCTTTCGGATTTCTCTGTGACTCTGTGGTGAAATCCACGGTGAAGCGTTTAGTAATTTCCGATGACTTCGCCGCCGGCGCGGGTGCCGAGGTAGGAGTAGGTGGTGGCGCTGATCGACTGGGCAATGAAGCGGACCGAGCCGTCGCCCAGGAGGAAGTTCGCGCCGCCGGTGTGCATACTGCCGAAGCTGACGATGTACGCTTCCAGCGCGGCGCCGGACGTGGCGGTCACGACCGGCGAGTTCATCGGCACCCCGGTCGAACCCAGCGCCTCGTTGTAGCCGTAGTTGCAGTCGATGCTGTCCGACCCGAACTGCCAGACCGCCTTGCGGCGCCCCTGTCCTTCCACATCCAGCGCCGTAATGGTAGCTTGGATGGTATAGTTTTCCTCGCCGACGAAGATCGTGTTCGACAGGCCGTCGGTCATGTTCGCCACGGTCAGATAGTTGCCGGTGGTATAGCTGGTGGGGTTGACCATCTGGAACGCGCCGTCCAGCTGATTCGCGTCGGAACCGCTGTAGAGCTGCGTTTTGACGCCGGAGCCGCAGACGGCGTAGCTGGTCGGCACGCGCTTTTGCACGATCCAGTTTTCGTAGCTCGGCCCATTGACGTGTTCGGGCAGGTTCGCGGAGGGACAGCGGAAGCCGGGAACGAGGGTTTCACAGGCCGCGACGTTGCGTTGGGTGCTGTCGCCGCTGCCGCCGCCGGTGCCGGGACCGCGGCCGGGCGCGGTGATCGAGGCGTTCGACCAGCCGGGAGCGGGAGAGGCCCAGTCGCCGTTGTCAATGCTTTCGTCCTGAACGTCTATCGCGTTCCAGAGCGCCGTTTGTTCCAGGTACGGTGTCAGCCACGCCGACCACATCCCGCCGTTGGAATTCGCTCCCGGCGGGAACTTTCCGTAGGTGCTGTTGTAGTTGTGGAACGCCAGCCCGATCTGTTTCAGGTTGTTCGTACACTTGGCCCGAGCGGCGGCTTCCCGCACCTTCTGCACGGCCGGGAGCAACAGCCCGATCAGGATGGCGATAATCGCGATAACGACCAGCAGCTCAATCAGCGTAAACCCTTGGCGGCCTTCCCGGTGCGAAATCTTCATGATGTCTCCTGAGAATAAGTGAAACAAAGGAGTCATAATCCCAAAAACCAGGACAACGACGAACGCGTTCAAGTGGTCATTTTTTCTTGGCCGCCGTCACTTCCAGAGTGAGCGGCGCGCCCTTGGCGACGGTGACGGAAAAGGGCGTGGTTTCCTTGGAGAGAAACTTCTCGTCCACGGATTCGCTGGCTTTCGCTTCGTATTGGGCTTCGGATTTCTTGGGCGGCGCGCCGCCGGTCGGCTTCCCGTTCTTGTCGACCATACGGGAGACCGTCACCTTGTATTTGCCGGGAAACAGGCCCGTATCGGCCTCGTCGCTCCCCAGCGTGAACTTCCCGGAAGGGTCGGCCGTGATCCGATCGCCTGCCTGATTGGATGAAGCGTTCTCATCCGGCCAGAACGTGATCACCGCCAGCGATGCTGGCGCCCCGTCGACCGTGACGGTGCCGGAGACGGGGACTTTCCCGGAACGCGACGAGCAACCGGCGGCCGACATGGCCAAAAGCAGAGCCACAAGCGCCGAACGGATGAATCGAATCGGCATACTGCACCTCGTCAAATTGACCTCCGGCCGAACCCCAACCCTTACGACTTTTGCCATCAAACCAAGCGGCGTGCGCAGATTGTGAGCACGACAAGCCGATGACCCTGATCAAACCGTCAACCGCCTGGCAACGACTTCTCAACAAAGGCCGTTGTGAACAATGAATAAAGGCGTCCGTATCATCAATGCGGCCCTTCGTTTCGGTCGACCCAAGCGAGGCGGGTGTTTGGACTATGACAGATTGATACAGACTGCGCTTCTACACCCTTACTTTAATGACATGCAAGTAGCGTGCAAATACAAAGGACGATGAAGATATCAAGAAAATGAGTGCTGCTATAATCTGTTATGCTACTGACGGAAGGCAGAAATGAGTGCTGCTATACCGACGTGAAGATGGTAATAAGGCTTTGACTTATGAGGCGGCAGAGGTGCTTCGGCACGACCGCAGGTCTTCCATTCCGGCACTCGCCGCCCGCGCTCGGCGCGGGTCTCCGACCCCGCCGCTCTTCGCGACCGCAGGTCTCCCATGCCAGCCGGAGTAGGTGGCGGTGTCCGAGGGGGCGGGCGTCGGGAGACCTGCGGTCGCGAAGAGCGGCGGGGTCGGAGACCCGCGCCGAGCGCCCAGGCAGGGGGCGATTGCGACGGGATGGTTGTTCCCTTCCACCTCTGCCGTCGCATGAGCCAAGGCTTTCAAAATCGCGACTGATGTGGGACAGCACGCGCGAGGGCAGGGCTAACGACAGCAAATGCCGGACGCCGGGAATTGCCGGTCGCAGGCGCTAGAGTGAACGCGACCGGCTACTCCTTCCGATTCGATACGCACCGGGTATTACTTTAAACCTGTCGTTCGCAAGCCGATGGCTTTGCCGTCTAACTTCCAGTCCGGTTGGACGGGTACGCCCAGGTGTGCCAGCGCCGTCGCGGCGACATCGACGATTCCGGGGGCCGGCTTGATTTCACCGGGCGCGACCGCCGGGCCGTTGGCGATGACGAAGATCGTGCGGTGTTCCGGGATGTTTTTGCCGTGGCTCTTGCCGCTCCCGCCGTGGTCGGTCGTGACCAGGACGAGCCAGTTTTCTCGGGCGAAGGCGGGCCGCCCGCGCATGGCAGTGACCGCCCGGCCGACCTGTGCGTCGGCGGTCTCGATGGCCGTCATGTATTGGGGCACTTTCGTGGAAAAACCGTGGGCGTGGCCGGCGTGGTCCACGTCGTCCAGATCGAGGAACACCGCGTCCGGGTCGGCGGTCTGGAGTTCTTTAACGGCCGCGTCCGCCGCGTCCGCGTCTTTCTTGAATGTTGTTTTTACGTCGGCCTTGGCGATGATGTTTTGGTGAATCGGCGCCCAGGTGGCGAACGACGCGGTCCGCGCGTCCGGGTGCGCCGCCTTGAACCGGTCCAGGAAACTCGGGTACTCGGTCAGATTCTTTCCGGTAAAGGTGTTGTCGCGCACGCCGTGCTTCTCCCGCCAGACGCCGGTGAGCATGCTCGACCACCCGGGGCCGCTGACCGTGATGTCGCCGGTCTGGGCGATTTCGCTGTAGGCGCCTCCGTCGCGGAGGGCGTGCAGAGCCGGAGCGTTGGCCGCATGCATCGCGTCCGCCCGGCACCCGTCGATGCCAATGAACAGCACTTTGTTTTTGGCCGCGGGCGGGTCTGCCGCTTGCGTGGTCGCCGCTGCCGAGAGGCTGAGGAGTAGGAGTAGACTGACAGTCAGGACTCGGTGTTTTGTGGAGTTCATAACAGTATCCGGGGTACGAAAAGTAGCACAGACCAAGATTTGTTATATCAC
This is a stretch of genomic DNA from Fimbriiglobus ruber. It encodes these proteins:
- a CDS encoding DUF1559 domain-containing protein; translated protein: MKISHREGRQGFTLIELLVVIAIIAILIGLLLPAVQKVREAAARAKCTNNLKQIGLAFHNYNSTYGKFPPGANSNGGMWSAWLTPYLEQTALWNAIDVQDESIDNGDWASPAPGWSNASITAPGRGPGTGGGSGDSTQRNVAACETLVPGFRCPSANLPEHVNGPSYENWIVQKRVPTSYAVCGSGVKTQLYSGSDANQLDGAFQMVNPTSYTTGNYLTVANMTDGLSNTIFVGEENYTIQATITALDVEGQGRRKAVWQFGSDSIDCNYGYNEALGSTGVPMNSPVVTATSGAALEAYIVSFGSMHTGGANFLLGDGSVRFIAQSISATTYSYLGTRAGGEVIGNY
- a CDS encoding TolB family protein; the protein is MRLHCLRYVLLAIPTVLAAGGAYFFLTAPKPSRTAAAELLPFVHALPPVPIVFTSRSEPASLEPAAVEGEGFTYPGTIPWKAREGRLRLLMSDRGVVELTWNRELPEGGTLVDVMSPSVSVDGKRVFFAGRKAPPDAGRWRIFQVELETGEIARLTGGPSDPGCTALPPMRFAADGTRLSDSARKQLDYDDVDPTDLGPDGFAFASSRLPDLGRDHSRRATQIWVWKTGDAASHPITANRNNDRWPVLSAASDQLIFSLWSRNREAVTADRSEVQPVSMGGRYATAPTDHWMAAHVRPNGVDFGYAVKSDGPAWRPRPLFNGRLAYTTHDPSSPGVLRLAQADWGYIQSAPSSLLADMSVGGLNARGPAKQVYGPGTNAEGVPISAGTPAPCPGGRVLFSASPLGARPKEFALYSTSDDWTSAAPVPELLFDDPAYVDSEPVAVYAREVSQAPGRFDAPPATANTRPSQFTLASGALFTGDSGFLENLAVKQAIRNPIPWSDAPYSMRDPRKNPLVPPPPNVKSIVFYAAYRDRFDDPDRPRVPGNWEKLTTSQLEPGPDGKLVTWVPTSPLMTTVLAGLDAEGKVAAWNGKGNSPRTFFAYAGDHYSHVRPNGYHYCNGCHTGHTFVTADIHERVR
- a CDS encoding carboxypeptidase-like regulatory domain-containing protein; translation: MPIRFIRSALVALLLAMSAAGCSSRSGKVPVSGTVTVDGAPASLAVITFWPDENASSNQAGDRITADPSGKFTLGSDEADTGLFPGKYKVTVSRMVDKNGKPTGGAPPKKSEAQYEAKASESVDEKFLSKETTPFSVTVAKGAPLTLEVTAAKKK
- a CDS encoding alkaline phosphatase family protein — its product is MNSTKHRVLTVSLLLLLSLSAAATTQAADPPAAKNKVLFIGIDGCRADAMHAANAPALHALRDGGAYSEIAQTGDITVSGPGWSSMLTGVWREKHGVRDNTFTGKNLTEYPSFLDRFKAAHPDARTASFATWAPIHQNIIAKADVKTTFKKDADAADAAVKELQTADPDAVFLDLDDVDHAGHAHGFSTKVPQYMTAIETADAQVGRAVTAMRGRPAFARENWLVLVTTDHGGSGKSHGKNIPEHRTIFVIANGPAVAPGEIKPAPGIVDVAATALAHLGVPVQPDWKLDGKAIGLRTTGLK
- a CDS encoding PPC domain-containing protein, with translation MICRLGLFSLLGVLALTTPSPAQLAPEIGSVFPPGGKAGTTVAVQLGGAEWTPDMQFFVHDKRVKLEILGPPGELLIPPPPYWFGAKGRLTGPPLLRERPARFILPADLPPGPIRWQAANANGITSAGVFVVGVGLELIEDEKRTAAQPLPSLPVTVSGRLLKNEEVDRYRFVATKAGPVTCELTARRLGSNFNGVIEVFDARNRRLAEAVDTEGLDPVLTFSAVVGTEYTVAVRDIDHAGDRSYTYRLALTPGPRVLAVLPAVGKRGETREVEFVGVGLATGGPGVESLRRPVTFPAGPATSFVYQLETPWGSVPYTFPLDDLTETVRSVGNAQPMPLVVPGAVTGTLDSPTAEARYMLAGKKGDRWSIAAEARRFGSPLDVTLRLLGPDGKDLAHNDDLPATTDAGLEFTVPADGAYQLVVGDTTGSGGSRAAVYRVAVRHPIDGYRLHVSAQKLSLPLGQKTPLTVQATRTGQFKGPITLTIAGLPAGVTAPPSPVIPADKNELVVSLESAADAAVTASLFTITGTAEVGGKSTSRPALATAAGNLAPRHHTETDTPDLLVALTMKPRVKGEPVDKDTGRKVPRGSTHPAEVTVQRLEGYAGEITLRQAARQSYQVQGITGRDVTIPAGVTRFFYPCFMPEWLETSRTSRMGIVAEVKVPDPKGNVRHLVVPIEGFVTMTMEGALLKLSSPDVERQVRAGEAFTVKVKLARSPHLSGPVRLELRLPDDLTGMATADPVAVPPDRLEADFRILPTAAAGRLTGEQVFTIRGTAVQPGNLPVVSETVVRIVPATVK